Proteins found in one Moritella sp. Urea-trap-13 genomic segment:
- a CDS encoding sodium:alanine symporter family protein — translation MITKISRYIVVMLSMFTSSAFAASEQVGFDKAVDQFFNENLSWFANTIFTSVPVNGTNFPIIVGWLFIAAIIFTFYFGFVQFKRFGLAVKIVKGDFTDPNKDEPGQVTHFQALTTALSGTVGLGNIAGVGAALAIGGPGATFWMILCGLLGMASKFCECTLGVKYRNQLPNGDVSGGPMYYLSKGLKERGFTNLGKFLAVGFAIMTILGALGGGNMFQGNQANAMIVQTLGLPEGYGWVTGVILACMVASVIIGGMPSIAKVTGKLVPTMALLYVGMSVIVLISNASMIGDAFGQIIDGAFTGAGVAGGFVGALIQGMKRATFSNEAGVGSAAIAHAAVKTKEPITEGLVSVLEPFIDTVVICTMTALVITISGMNNGELSGVTLTAAAFTETADIFQYVLAVAVVMFAFSTMISWSYYGLKAWTYLFGEGKTTELVYKIMFCCFVVVGASVSFGAVIDFSDAAIFAMSIFNIIGLYFLMPVVKKELQSFIARVQSGEIKDYSKEAVLVTKQLND, via the coding sequence ATGATCACAAAGATTAGTCGCTACATTGTCGTAATGTTAAGCATGTTTACCTCTTCGGCTTTTGCCGCCAGTGAACAAGTTGGATTTGATAAAGCTGTGGATCAGTTTTTTAACGAAAACCTCAGCTGGTTCGCAAATACAATTTTCACATCAGTCCCTGTTAATGGGACAAACTTCCCCATCATCGTTGGCTGGTTATTCATCGCCGCTATTATTTTCACATTCTACTTCGGTTTTGTGCAATTCAAACGCTTTGGTTTAGCGGTTAAGATCGTTAAAGGTGACTTCACAGACCCGAACAAAGATGAACCAGGACAGGTTACCCATTTCCAAGCATTAACTACGGCACTGTCTGGTACCGTCGGACTGGGTAATATCGCCGGTGTTGGTGCTGCCCTAGCTATTGGTGGTCCCGGTGCAACTTTCTGGATGATCCTTTGCGGTCTGTTAGGTATGGCGTCTAAGTTTTGTGAATGTACCCTTGGTGTTAAGTATCGTAATCAACTACCCAATGGTGACGTATCAGGTGGTCCAATGTATTACCTGAGCAAAGGCTTAAAAGAACGTGGTTTTACAAATTTAGGTAAATTTCTCGCTGTAGGTTTTGCTATCATGACGATTCTAGGCGCGCTTGGTGGTGGCAACATGTTCCAAGGTAACCAAGCGAATGCGATGATAGTGCAAACTTTAGGTCTACCTGAGGGTTATGGTTGGGTAACGGGTGTTATTCTAGCGTGTATGGTTGCATCTGTTATTATCGGTGGCATGCCATCCATTGCAAAAGTGACTGGTAAGCTTGTTCCTACGATGGCGCTATTATATGTCGGTATGTCAGTTATTGTGCTGATATCTAACGCCTCTATGATTGGTGATGCATTTGGTCAAATCATTGATGGTGCCTTTACCGGTGCCGGTGTTGCAGGTGGTTTTGTTGGTGCATTAATCCAAGGAATGAAGCGTGCGACATTCTCAAATGAGGCCGGTGTAGGTTCTGCTGCGATTGCCCATGCGGCAGTAAAAACCAAAGAACCAATCACTGAAGGTTTGGTTTCTGTACTCGAACCATTTATTGATACTGTTGTTATTTGTACAATGACAGCCTTAGTTATCACAATTTCAGGTATGAATAATGGCGAACTTAGTGGTGTGACACTAACTGCCGCTGCATTTACCGAAACAGCAGATATATTCCAATACGTACTCGCTGTAGCTGTGGTTATGTTTGCTTTTTCTACTATGATTTCATGGTCTTATTATGGACTTAAAGCATGGACTTACCTGTTCGGCGAAGGTAAAACGACAGAGCTTGTATACAAAATTATGTTCTGTTGTTTTGTTGTAGTCGGCGCAAGTGTTAGCTTTGGTGCTGTTATCGACTTCTCTGATGCCGCTATCTTTGCAATGTCTATCTTCAATATTATCGGTTTGTATTTCTTAATGCCGGTGGTGAAAAAAGAGCTACAATCTTTTATTGCTCGCGTTCAATCTGGTGAAATAAAAGATTACAGTAAAGAAGCTGTATTAGTAACTAAGCAGTTAAACGACTAA
- a CDS encoding plasmid replication protein RepB, whose translation MELKELKVLFDNGGLKKITVRRAPLMNGYILIAQTTNKNVHVMTSQREESNTPRAFKTIDSAAANAQKIGFKKISIDFT comes from the coding sequence TTGGAACTTAAAGAATTAAAGGTTTTGTTTGATAATGGCGGTCTTAAAAAGATAACAGTAAGACGAGCCCCTTTAATGAATGGCTATATCCTCATTGCACAAACAACCAATAAAAATGTGCATGTGATGACCTCTCAGCGTGAAGAATCAAACACACCACGGGCATTCAAGACGATTGATTCTGCAGCTGCAAACGCACAAAAGATTGGTTTTAAGAAGATAAGTATCGATTTCACGTAA
- a CDS encoding adenosine deaminase: MKQFIQFLPKVELHLHIEGTLEPELMFELAARNNIEIPFNSFAEVKDAYSFHNLQSFLDIYYQGANVLITEQDFFDLTWAYLLRCKNDNVVHTEVFFDPQTHTDRGISFDTVVNGIDKALTKAAKELDISSQLIMCFLRHLDEESAFITLDQALGHKDKIIAVGLDSSENGNPASKFERVFEKSLSEGFLTVAHAGEEGSASSIRDALELLKITRIDHGVRCSDDDDFVSELAKLRMPLTVCPLSNIKLKVFKHMTEHNIVELLRKGVCVTINSDDPAYFGGYMTDNFMAVGEAHIMTKSEIAQFTFNAIEASFISDLEKERLIAMNKAYLALNM; encoded by the coding sequence ATGAAACAATTTATCCAATTTTTGCCAAAAGTAGAGCTTCACTTACATATCGAAGGTACCCTTGAACCTGAATTAATGTTTGAACTTGCTGCACGTAATAATATTGAAATCCCATTCAACTCATTTGCCGAAGTGAAAGACGCATACAGTTTCCATAACCTCCAGTCGTTTTTAGATATTTACTACCAAGGAGCCAACGTACTCATCACCGAACAAGACTTTTTTGATCTTACTTGGGCTTACTTACTGCGCTGTAAAAACGATAATGTTGTGCATACTGAAGTATTCTTCGATCCGCAAACACACACCGATCGTGGCATTAGTTTTGATACCGTCGTTAATGGTATTGATAAAGCATTAACTAAAGCGGCAAAAGAACTCGATATTAGCAGTCAGTTAATCATGTGTTTTTTACGTCATCTGGATGAAGAGTCGGCATTTATTACTTTAGATCAGGCCCTTGGACATAAGGACAAGATTATTGCTGTCGGTTTAGATTCGTCAGAAAATGGTAATCCAGCCAGTAAGTTCGAGCGTGTATTTGAAAAGTCATTGAGTGAAGGTTTTTTAACTGTCGCTCATGCAGGTGAAGAAGGGTCTGCGAGTAGTATTCGCGATGCTTTAGAACTGTTGAAAATAACCCGAATCGATCATGGTGTACGCTGTTCAGATGATGATGATTTTGTAAGCGAGTTAGCTAAACTAAGAATGCCACTGACTGTTTGCCCGCTATCTAACATTAAGTTAAAAGTGTTTAAACATATGACCGAACATAATATTGTTGAGCTTTTGCGTAAAGGTGTATGCGTCACGATCAATTCTGATGATCCTGCATACTTTGGTGGTTATATGACTGACAACTTTATGGCTGTTGGGGAGGCGCATATTATGACTAAATCTGAAATTGCCCAATTTACTTTCAATGCTATTGAAGCCAGTTTCATTTCAGACCTTGAAAAAGAACGATTAATTGCGATGAATAAAGCCTATTTAGCACTAAATATGTAA